Sequence from the uncultured Bacteroides sp. genome:
AAGAACGAGGATGATTTTGCTTTCAACGATAGAGATCTGACTCATTATTGGTTGGAATTTGCTAATGCTTTACCCATTGAACAAAGAGGCATCATGATGCGAATGAAAAATTCCTCTCCAAAATTATTATCTGCCACTTCTTTTGAAATGGTAGTAGATAATGAAATTGTTGCTAAAGACGTTACAACTATGATTCCTCAAATTCAGAATTATCTGCGTACGCAATTGCACAATAGCAAAATCACAATGAATGTTCGTGTTAGCGAAGCTCTGGAAACAGTTCGTGCCTATAGCCGAGTAGAGCGTTTTCAAATGATGGCGCAAAAGAATTCTGATCTGATGAAGTTAAAAAAAGCTTTCGGATTAGAACTTTCATAGTTTACTCTCTCAATTAAATAGAGAAATAAAACAATTCTGAAATTTATTCTCCAAAAAAAAATCATTCACCAATAAAAAATATTGGCGAATGATTTAGAAAGTATAATGAATGGTTAGGGAAACATAAGGAATTACTTTCTATTCATAAGTCGGTAATTTGCTATTTCTTCATATTTTGTTCCGGAACGTCCATAGTTGCAATAAGGATAAATAGAGATTCCTCCGCGAGGAGTAAAAATTCCTGTTACTTCTATATATTTTGGATCCATTAAGCGGATTAAATCTTTCATTATTATATTCACACAATCTTCATGAAAAGCCCCATGATTTCTGAAACTGAACATATATAGTTTCAGACTCTTACTCTCCACCATCTTTACATCAGGAATATATGAAATACGGATTTCCGCAAAATCGGGTTGTCCGGTTATAGGACAAAGACTCGTAAACTCCGGACAGTTAAACTGTACCCAGTAATCATTCCCCGGATGTTTATTATCAAATGCTTCCAATACTTCAGGAGCATAGTCATTTTTATATTCTGTCTTCCCCCCCAAAAGAGAAAGCTGTTCTTTTAACTCTGTCATAAATCCTATATTTACATTATTTTTTAAAGCTTTTTCTTTTAAGATATTCTTGCAAACCGTGATTTCTCAACTTACAAGACGGACAATGTCCACATCCATCTGCCGGAATTCCGTTATAACAAGTCAATGTTTCATTGCGAACAAGATCAAATACCCCAAGTTCATCAGCCAAAGCCCATGTATCTGTTTTATCAATCCACATCAATGGAGTATGAATCACAAATTGTTCATCCATAGCCAGATTGATTGTTACGTTCAATGATTTGATAAACGAATCACGGCAATCGGGATAGCCACTAAAATCTGTCTGTGAAACCCCTGTTACTAAGTGGCGAACACCATGCTCACGAGCAAAAACAGCAGCGATACTTAAAAAAAATAAATTTCTTCCCGGTACAAATGTATTAGGGAATGAATCGGCAGGTTTTTCCTGATCCATTTCTATGGAGCTGTCAGTTAATGAATTTGCACCTAGCTTACCTATAAAGGAAGCATCTATCTGATGAAATTCCACCTCTGCTTTTTCAGCAATATTGCGTGCAATCTCCACTTCATTCTGATGCTTCTGCCCATAAAGAAAACTCAGAGCATATACTTTCTTAAATTGTTTTTTAGCCCAAAAGAGGCAAGTAGTTGAGTCTTGTCCACCACTAAACAAAACTACAGCCGATTCATTAGTTATTTTCATTAAATATCTTTTATTTTAATCACACTGTATGAGATATCTTCATCATAAACATCAGTTCCTTCTACCCGTTTCACGTAATTCACAACTCTGCGGGTAATTGGAAGAACCAATATCTCAAACATTATTTTAGCAACTGTTTCTACCATAATAATCTGAAAAACTACATTTAGAGGAATCACAAAAAGGAAACCAACAGTAGTAAAGACAAGAGTATCGGCTAGTTCTCCTACAACTGTAGAAGCAATAGCTCTCTGTCCAAACTTCTTTCCCTTGTGCATTATCTTCATTCGGCTCATCACATAAGCATTCAGAAAAGAACCTACAAGAAAAGCGAGTAAGCTGGCAAGTGCAATACGAGGTGTTTGTGCAAGAACTGAAGCATAAGAATCCTGCATCATCCAATGAGATGCCGGAGGAAGAATTATCGAAATCTGGAACAGCAGTATTGCCAGAAAATTCACAGCAAAAGCAGTCCAGATGATAAGTCTTGCTTTACGAAAGCCCCAAACTTCTGTAATGCAATCATTTATAACATAGGAAATTGGGAAAATAATCAATCCTGCAGTAGAAGGAAAACCAAAAATTTGAAATTGCTTAACTGCAAGAATGTTAGAAAGAACAAGGCATATACTAAAGAGTATGCCCATAAGCATAAAAGAGACAGTAACTTTACTTTTCATTTTTCTTGTTTTTTACGTGGTTTATCAAGCACACGACCTTTATTCAAGGCTTCGTATTTTTTATTTCGGGCACAAAGGTAAGTATTTTATTATAGAAAATGAAAGCAAAGATCGTTAAAAGTAAAAAAAATGAAGATGAATCGCATAAGAAACAGAATAACATTTTGTATAACCAATCTCCTGAATAGAGCTAGAAACAGGAAGGAAAAAGGGCACTCAATTTGCATTGAGTGCCCTAATCTCTCTTTTTGTTAGTTATCTTTAGAAAGTATAATCTACCCCCACACCAAATACTTTATTTGTACGGGTGAAAACATCTGTTCCTGCAAGACCTGTTCCATTATAGCCTGTACTCTTAGAATCTTCAGCAGTCGACTTAGAGACTTTAGTATATTTATCATAGTTAGTGAAGAAATATGCCACATTCACCTTTAAGCTCTTTGTCAGCTTGAATGCTGCTCCCATACCTACAGAATAAGAGCTAGTAGTAAAACTCATATCAGACATATAACCATCCTGCAAATCATAATTTGTACTTTGGTAACCACCGCTCACAAGAATACGATCTGTAACATCCCATTCAGCACCGGCAAGATATTCATCTGTTCCTCCACTTAAATATTTCTGCTTGTTATTTGCCATTTTAGCATCTTTATCATAATAATGGTTCAATCCCAATGAAGCACGTACAGTAGGAAGAATTGAATACTGAGCGCCAATAGTAAACATAGCTGGAATATCATTAGGAGTATTTACTCCATGATCATAAGCAAGTACACCTGTAGAGTTTATTTTGGTTTTATTCTCTATATTAAGATTTGTTCTGAATTCGTATTTAGCACCTATATTCAGTTTTCCAATTTTATAGTCCAGACCAATAATCGGAGTAATT
This genomic interval carries:
- the queF gene encoding preQ(1) synthase — protein: MTELKEQLSLLGGKTEYKNDYAPEVLEAFDNKHPGNDYWVQFNCPEFTSLCPITGQPDFAEIRISYIPDVKMVESKSLKLYMFSFRNHGAFHEDCVNIIMKDLIRLMDPKYIEVTGIFTPRGGISIYPYCNYGRSGTKYEEIANYRLMNRK
- the queC gene encoding 7-cyano-7-deazaguanine synthase QueC codes for the protein MTNESAVVLFSGGQDSTTCLFWAKKQFKKVYALSFLYGQKHQNEVEIARNIAEKAEVEFHQIDASFIGKLGANSLTDSSIEMDQEKPADSFPNTFVPGRNLFFLSIAAVFAREHGVRHLVTGVSQTDFSGYPDCRDSFIKSLNVTINLAMDEQFVIHTPLMWIDKTDTWALADELGVFDLVRNETLTCYNGIPADGCGHCPSCKLRNHGLQEYLKRKSFKK
- a CDS encoding queuosine precursor transporter; protein product: MKSKVTVSFMLMGILFSICLVLSNILAVKQFQIFGFPSTAGLIIFPISYVINDCITEVWGFRKARLIIWTAFAVNFLAILLFQISIILPPASHWMMQDSYASVLAQTPRIALASLLAFLVGSFLNAYVMSRMKIMHKGKKFGQRAIASTVVGELADTLVFTTVGFLFVIPLNVVFQIIMVETVAKIMFEILVLPITRRVVNYVKRVEGTDVYDEDISYSVIKIKDI